A part of Falco cherrug isolate bFalChe1 chromosome 16, bFalChe1.pri, whole genome shotgun sequence genomic DNA contains:
- the PPP1R15B gene encoding protein phosphatase 1 regulatory subunit 15B — MEPSGRDRAGPGLGRAWLGLAAAWPKLAGPSAAPAGGSPQASPPFSWLRLMSQLLSPLPALLQRLLPGPTLSSALCPASGQPPKGPLLLLPEPAASLDWPEETLPWAEEPLEKGREREKEAPPGLWGAGLVRSSLVSFPGPRVDLYVLGPEQGQAGCSGKSHLPQPLRAEVPAAAWRGCPARAALPEAEFLRSKRLAFLQRWHLAVPDPDHGYHSLEEEQQHKGACQEEVGGQREQRCHAGELKRPEEPSDAGRQPGGGRLEQEGLRGSAEEAAPVGEASAEEDEEDSEIEPNLPVSARPACANKLIDYIMGGVSSGEDSADDEEDWDDDDDDGFDSEGLPSDSEAGSQDGERLHLWNSFYSLDPYNPQNFTATIQTSSSEPGKDMSDVEEVEEEEEEEDSSWAEESSGSPHPSSEEEDEWDCSSVDEAENLKLWNSFCTSDDPYNPLNFKAAFQTAEKKGTPGLKGAERPTLVTSERSHLTVCRVQLEKRNCGVTVQHGILSGGKCRNTKRKKVTFLEKVTEYYVSSEEDRKGPWEEIARDGCRFQKRIQETEEAIGYCFTTEHRQRVFNRLQETYYKRVDLF; from the exons ATGGAGCCGAGCGGCCGAGATCGCGCCGGCCCCGGCCTGGGGCGGGCCTGGCTAGGCTTGGCCGCGGCCTGGCCTAAGCTGGCCGGGCCCAGCGCGGCCCCTGCCGGCGGCTCGCCCCAGGCGAGCCCGCCCTTCTCCTGGCTGCGGCTGATGTCGCAGCTCCTCTCCCCGCTGCCCGCGTTGCTGCAGCGGCTGCTGCCCGGCCCCACGCTGAGCAGTGCCCTCTGCCCCGCCAGCGGGCAGCCGCCCAAGggcccgctgctgctgctgcccgaGCCGGCCGCCTCGCTGGACTGGCCCGAGGAGACGCTGCCGTGGGCGGAGGAGCCCCTGGAGAAGGGGCGAGAGCGGGAGAAGGAGGCCCCACCGGGCCTCTGGGGAGCCGGGCTGGTGCGGAGCAGCCTGGTGTCCTTCCCCGGCCCGCGTGTGGACTTGTACGTGCTGGGCCCGGAGCAGGGCCAGGCCGGCTGCTCCGGCAAGagccacctgccccagcccctgcggGCCGAggtccccgccgccgcctggcGAGGCTGCCCCGCCCGGGCCGCCCTGCCGGAGGCCGAGTTCCTCCGCAGCAAGCGCTTGGCCTTTCTCCAGCGGTGGCACTTGGCCGTGCCGGACCCGGACCACGGCTACcacagcctggaggaggagcagcagcacaagggcGCTTGTCAGGAAGAGGTAGGGGGGCAGCGGGAGCAGCGGTGCCATGCCGGGGAGCTGAAGCGGCCCGAGGAGCCGAGCGACGCGGGGAGACAGCCCGGAGGTGGTCGCTTGGAGCAGGAGGGGTTGAGGGGTTCAGCTGAGGAAGCGGCACCTGTGGGGGAAGCCTCAGctgaggaggatgaggaggactCCGAAATAGAGCCAAACCTGCCGGTTTCAGCCAGACCTGCCTGTGCGAATAAATTAATAGACTATATCATGGGGGGAGTTTCCAGTGGGGAGGACAGCGCAGATGACGAGGAAGACtgggatgatgatgatgacgatGGGTTTGACAGTGAAGGGCTCCCCTCAGATTCGGAGGCCGGTAGCCAGGACGGGGAAAGGCTCCATCTCTGGAATTCCTTTTACAGTTTGGATCCGTACAACCCTCAGAACTTCACAGCCACCATTCAGACATCTTCCAGTGAGCCAGGAAAAGATATGTCAGATGTGgaagaggtggaggaggaggaggaggaggaagattcTTCATGGGCAGAGGAGTCCTCAGGGTCTCCTCACCCTAGTTCTGAAGAGGAGGACGAATGGGACTGTAGCAGTGTGGATGAGGCAGAAAACTTGAAACTTTGGAATTCGTTCTGTACCTCAGATGATCCGTATAATCCTTTAAATTTCAAGGCAGCCTTTCAAACAGCGGAGAAGAAAGGGACACCTGGTTTAAAAGGAGCAGAGAGGCCGACTTTGGTCACTTCTGAACGTAGTCACTTAACTGTTTGTCGGGTGCAGTTGGAAAAACGTAATTGTGGGGTCACTGTGCAGCATGGCATTCTTTCTGGTGGGAAATGTAGAAATACCAAGCGGAAAAAG GTAACCTTCCTTGAGAAAGTTACGGAGTATTACGTAAGCAGCGAAGAGGATCGTAAAGGACCCTGGGAAGAGATTGCACGAGATGGATGCAGGTTCCAGAAACGTAttcaagaaacagaagaagCCATAGGATACTGCTTCACCACAGAACATAGACAAAGAGTATTTAATAGACTCCAAGAAACCTACTACAAGAGGGTTGATCTCTTCTAG